One window of the Mycobacterium haemophilum DSM 44634 genome contains the following:
- the cydD gene encoding thiol reductant ABC exporter subunit CydD, giving the protein MVTTVGCGVVISSCVIGSAVLLASIVARVITDPTARGLRGWLGPLSILLGLWVIRTATHWFQARLSQRGASAIIADLGGQLLAAVTARQPGELAAQRDAAAVVVTRGLDGLRPYFTGYLPTLLLAVILTPATVTVIAFYDLKSTAIVTITLPLIPIFMVLIGLATADRSAATLAAMTTLQARLLDLISGIPTLRALGRGSGPEHRIAELGAAHRRSAMATLRIAFLSALVLELLATLGVALIAVGIGLRLVFGEMSLITGLTVLLLAPDVYWPLRRVGVEFHAAQNGRAAADKAFSLIGEAAPAPAGPTSRQTVAAHGAKIRLERLSVTGRDGRSPCDLTAVIEPGQVTVLTGQNGAGKSTTLQAIAGLTTPSSGRVTVAGIDVADLSPDAWWRQLAWLPQRPVLIPGTVSDNLILLGGLDNPGDLETACAVSGFDTVLTDLPDGMDTIVGRGGVGLSLGQRQRLGLARALGSDASVLLLDEPTAHLDARTENRVLRAIVNRARAGATVVIVGHREHVVAIGDRVVEVVSDGQARYAPV; this is encoded by the coding sequence CTGGTTACCACCGTGGGTTGTGGGGTGGTGATCTCGAGCTGCGTAATCGGCTCAGCAGTTCTGCTGGCCAGCATCGTCGCGCGGGTGATCACCGATCCCACAGCACGCGGCTTGCGCGGCTGGCTGGGTCCACTGTCAATCCTGTTGGGGCTGTGGGTCATCCGCACAGCGACACACTGGTTTCAGGCCCGCCTGAGCCAACGTGGGGCCAGCGCGATTATCGCCGATCTGGGCGGTCAGCTCCTGGCGGCGGTGACAGCCCGGCAACCCGGTGAACTGGCAGCGCAGCGCGACGCCGCCGCGGTAGTGGTCACTCGTGGCCTCGACGGCTTGCGTCCCTACTTCACCGGATACCTGCCAACCTTGCTGCTGGCCGTGATCCTCACCCCCGCAACCGTCACCGTGATCGCGTTCTACGACCTGAAATCGACTGCGATCGTGACGATCACACTGCCGTTGATACCAATTTTCATGGTGCTGATTGGGCTGGCGACGGCTGACCGATCGGCGGCCACGCTGGCCGCTATGACGACCCTACAAGCGCGGCTGTTGGATCTGATCTCTGGTATCCCCACCCTGCGAGCGCTGGGCCGCGGCTCGGGTCCGGAACACCGGATAGCCGAACTCGGTGCCGCCCATCGCCGCTCGGCGATGGCGACGCTACGGATCGCGTTCTTATCCGCATTGGTGCTTGAACTGCTGGCCACGCTCGGTGTGGCGTTGATCGCGGTCGGGATCGGTCTTCGCCTGGTGTTCGGCGAGATGAGCCTGATCACCGGTTTAACCGTCCTGTTGCTGGCGCCGGATGTGTACTGGCCGCTGCGTCGCGTCGGCGTGGAATTCCATGCGGCGCAAAACGGCAGGGCCGCTGCCGACAAGGCATTCTCGCTGATCGGCGAGGCCGCCCCGGCACCGGCTGGCCCAACTTCGCGGCAGACAGTCGCCGCGCATGGCGCAAAGATCCGCCTCGAAAGGCTCAGCGTGACCGGCCGCGACGGCCGCTCCCCTTGCGATCTCACCGCGGTGATCGAGCCCGGTCAAGTAACCGTGTTGACCGGGCAAAACGGCGCGGGCAAAAGCACCACACTGCAGGCGATCGCCGGACTAACCACGCCATCGTCAGGCCGCGTCACCGTTGCTGGCATCGACGTCGCCGACCTGAGCCCCGACGCTTGGTGGCGACAGTTAGCCTGGCTGCCGCAGCGCCCGGTGCTAATCCCGGGCACCGTCAGTGACAACCTGATTCTGCTGGGCGGTCTGGATAACCCCGGCGACCTTGAAACTGCTTGCGCTGTATCTGGATTCGATACCGTGCTGACCGATCTTCCGGACGGGATGGACACTATCGTCGGGCGCGGAGGCGTCGGGCTGTCGCTCGGACAGCGGCAGCGGCTGGGCCTGGCCCGAGCGCTCGGTTCAGACGCATCCGTGCTGCTGCTCGATGAGCCCACCGCACACCTGGATGCCCGCACCGAGAACCGGGTGTTACGAGCCATCGTGAACCGTGCGCGCGCCGGCGCGACCGTGGTGATCGTCGGCCACCGCGAGCACGTCGTCGCCATCGGTGACCGGGTTGTCGAAGTTGTTTCGGACGGTCAGGCACGTTATGCGCCGGTCTGA
- the cydB gene encoding cytochrome d ubiquinol oxidase subunit II, translating into MGLHELWFGVIAALFLGFFILEGFDFGVGMLMEPFAHVRTGDSEAHRRVALNTIGPVWDGNEVWLIVAGAAMFAAFPGWYATVFSTLYLPLLAILFGMIVRAVAIEWRGKIDDTKWRYWADFGIAAGSWLPAVLWGVAFAILVRGLPVDATSHVNLSIADVLNGYTLLGGLATAGLFLLYGAVFVTLKTSGPIRDDAYRFAAWLSLPVTGLVAGFGLWTQLAHGKNWTWLVLAVAVVAQLAAVLLVWRRASDGWAFTCTAVVVAAVVVLLFGVLYPNLVPSTLNTQWSVTIYNASSTPYTLKIMTWVTAFFAPLTVVYQTWTYWVFRQRISAERIPPPIGLTRRTS; encoded by the coding sequence GTGGGACTCCACGAATTGTGGTTCGGTGTCATCGCGGCGTTGTTCCTTGGCTTCTTCATTCTGGAGGGCTTCGACTTCGGCGTGGGTATGTTGATGGAGCCGTTCGCTCACGTGCGAACCGGCGATTCAGAAGCCCACCGGCGCGTCGCGCTGAACACCATCGGCCCGGTGTGGGACGGCAACGAGGTCTGGCTGATCGTTGCGGGCGCCGCGATGTTCGCCGCGTTTCCCGGCTGGTACGCCACCGTGTTCTCCACGCTGTACCTGCCGCTGCTGGCCATCCTGTTCGGCATGATCGTGCGCGCCGTCGCCATCGAATGGCGGGGCAAGATCGACGACACAAAATGGCGCTACTGGGCCGATTTCGGTATTGCGGCCGGGTCGTGGTTGCCCGCGGTGCTGTGGGGTGTAGCGTTCGCCATTTTGGTGCGCGGGCTCCCCGTGGACGCCACTAGTCACGTCAACCTGTCGATCGCCGACGTGCTCAACGGCTACACGCTGCTGGGCGGCTTGGCCACGGCCGGGCTGTTTTTGCTCTACGGCGCGGTGTTTGTCACGTTGAAGACCTCCGGCCCGATCCGCGACGATGCCTACCGATTCGCCGCCTGGTTGTCGCTTCCGGTGACGGGACTGGTTGCGGGCTTCGGGCTTTGGACGCAACTTGCGCATGGCAAGAACTGGACCTGGCTGGTGCTGGCCGTCGCGGTGGTCGCGCAGCTGGCAGCGGTGTTGTTGGTGTGGCGGCGCGCCTCCGACGGCTGGGCGTTCACCTGCACCGCAGTGGTCGTGGCAGCCGTCGTGGTGCTGTTGTTCGGCGTGCTATATCCAAACTTGGTGCCCTCGACGCTGAACACGCAATGGAGCGTGACAATCTACAACGCCTCGTCGACCCCCTACACTCTCAAGATCATGACGTGGGTGACGGCATTCTTTGCCCCACTGACAGTCGTGTACCAGACGTGGACGTATTGGGTTTTCCGGCAACGGATCTCAGCTGAGCGAATACCGCCGCCGATCGGCCTGACGAGGCGTACGTCCTGA
- a CDS encoding cytochrome ubiquinol oxidase subunit I — MNVVDISRWQFGITTVYHFIFVPLTIGLAPLVAVMQTVWVATGNTAWYRLTKFFGKLFLINFAIGVATGIVQEFQFGMNWSEYSRFVGDVFGAPLAMEGLAAFFFESTFLGLWIFGWSRLPRLVHLACIWIVAISVNVSAFFIIVANSFMQHPVGAHYNPTTRRAELTSISALLSNNTAQAAFSHAVAGSLLTASTFVAAVSAWWLVRSGKDAEADPNSTARTLYRPATILGCGIALAATVGLFFSGDHQGKLMFQQQPMKMASAESLCDTETDPDFSILTVGTHNNCESITRVIEVPYVLPFLANSQFSNVTLHGVRDIQQEYQQRFGPNDYRPNLFVTYWSFRGMIGLLAIPVLFALTVLWLTRGGRIPRRRWFARLALLTIPTPFLANSAGWVFTEMGRQPWIVAPNPTGDPLVRLTVHEGVSHHASGLVITSLVTFTLVYAVLAVIWCWLLTRYVVAGPQEHDAEPAAPAAPGGDEVAPLSFAY; from the coding sequence ATGAATGTCGTCGATATTTCGCGCTGGCAGTTCGGTATCACCACCGTCTACCACTTCATCTTCGTTCCCCTCACCATCGGCCTGGCTCCCCTGGTCGCCGTCATGCAGACGGTGTGGGTAGCAACCGGTAACACCGCGTGGTATCGACTGACCAAATTCTTCGGCAAGCTGTTCCTGATCAACTTCGCCATCGGCGTGGCGACCGGGATCGTCCAGGAATTTCAGTTCGGCATGAATTGGAGCGAGTACTCGCGGTTCGTCGGCGACGTCTTCGGCGCCCCGCTGGCGATGGAGGGCCTGGCCGCCTTTTTCTTCGAGTCCACCTTCCTCGGGCTGTGGATCTTCGGGTGGAGCAGGCTGCCTCGGCTGGTTCACCTGGCGTGCATCTGGATCGTCGCGATCTCGGTCAACGTGTCCGCGTTCTTCATCATTGTGGCGAACTCGTTCATGCAGCACCCGGTCGGCGCACACTACAACCCGACGACTCGGCGGGCCGAGTTGACCAGCATATCCGCGTTGCTCAGCAATAACACTGCGCAAGCAGCGTTTTCGCACGCGGTCGCCGGCTCATTGCTCACCGCGTCGACGTTTGTCGCAGCGGTCAGCGCCTGGTGGCTGGTTCGGTCTGGGAAGGACGCCGAGGCCGACCCCAATTCAACTGCCCGCACCCTGTATCGCCCGGCGACCATCCTGGGGTGCGGGATTGCGCTGGCTGCCACCGTCGGCCTGTTCTTCAGCGGTGACCACCAAGGCAAATTGATGTTCCAACAGCAACCGATGAAAATGGCGTCAGCCGAGTCGCTCTGCGACACCGAAACCGATCCGGACTTCTCAATCCTCACGGTTGGCACCCACAACAACTGCGAAAGCATTACCCGGGTGATCGAGGTCCCCTACGTTCTGCCGTTCCTCGCCAATAGCCAATTCAGCAATGTGACGCTGCACGGCGTGCGCGACATCCAGCAGGAGTACCAACAACGATTCGGGCCAAATGACTACCGGCCCAACTTATTCGTCACTTACTGGTCCTTTCGCGGGATGATCGGGCTGCTCGCGATTCCGGTGCTGTTCGCGCTGACGGTGCTGTGGCTCACCCGCGGCGGCCGGATTCCCCGTCGGCGGTGGTTCGCCCGGCTGGCGCTGCTGACCATTCCCACGCCGTTCCTGGCCAACAGCGCTGGCTGGGTGTTCACCGAAATGGGCCGCCAGCCCTGGATCGTCGCCCCTAACCCAACCGGCGACCCGCTGGTCCGGCTCACTGTCCACGAGGGTGTCTCGCACCATGCTTCCGGCCTGGTCATCACCTCGCTGGTGACGTTCACCCTGGTCTACGCGGTGCTCGCGGTCATCTGGTGCTGGCTGCTCACACGCTACGTCGTCGCGGGACCGCAGGAGCACGACGCCGAACCGGCCGCGCCCGCCGCGCCCGGCGGTGACGAAGTGGCGCCGCTGTCTTTCGCGTACTGA
- a CDS encoding adenylate/guanylate cyclase domain-containing protein, with protein MAAEKCGAPSAGPDGSVRRPDCVAAMRTQSRDRNQHYAETTARRQRVLTITAWLAVVVSASFVIVQILADAWSWQISSINVGAAIIFAIVPLLHRFGDLVAPLTFIGAAYVSVFASCWGVGTGSGSQFFFLVGACLVVLLLGIERIVLASALAALAAGLVIALEFLVPRDTGLQPAWAQSTGFVLTTVSACVMAVVTVWFALRETARAEAVMEAQYDRSEALLANMLPASIAERLKEPDRTVIADKYDDASVLFADIVGFTERASSTAPADLVRFLDQLYSAFDALVDKHCLEKIKVSGDSYMVVSGVPRPRPDHVQVLADFALEMADAAAGLEDPHGLAVPLRVGLAAGPVVAGVVGSRRFFYDVWGDAVNVASRMESTDSVGRIQVPETVYQRLKDEFVLQERGRIEVKGKGTMRTWYLVGRKAISDSSGLPAEESRTAHV; from the coding sequence GTGGCCGCTGAGAAGTGCGGTGCCCCATCGGCAGGACCAGACGGCTCGGTGCGCCGCCCAGACTGTGTCGCGGCCATGCGGACGCAATCCCGCGACCGCAATCAGCACTACGCCGAAACCACCGCACGGCGGCAGCGCGTGCTCACCATCACCGCCTGGCTGGCCGTGGTGGTGAGCGCAAGCTTCGTGATTGTGCAGATTTTGGCCGACGCATGGTCCTGGCAGATCAGCTCGATCAACGTCGGCGCCGCGATAATCTTCGCGATTGTCCCGCTGCTGCACCGCTTCGGAGATTTGGTCGCGCCGCTGACCTTTATCGGCGCAGCCTATGTTTCGGTCTTCGCCAGCTGCTGGGGTGTGGGCACCGGTTCGGGCTCTCAGTTCTTCTTCCTCGTCGGCGCCTGCCTGGTGGTGCTGCTGCTGGGCATTGAGCGCATCGTGTTGGCGTCGGCACTAGCGGCACTTGCCGCCGGGCTGGTCATCGCACTGGAGTTCCTCGTTCCGCGTGACACCGGGCTACAGCCAGCCTGGGCCCAGTCGACAGGTTTTGTCCTCACCACAGTCTCGGCGTGCGTGATGGCGGTCGTGACGGTGTGGTTCGCCCTGCGCGAGACCGCGCGCGCCGAGGCGGTGATGGAAGCCCAGTACGACCGCTCCGAAGCCTTGTTAGCCAACATGTTGCCGGCCAGCATCGCCGAGCGGCTCAAAGAGCCCGACCGAACCGTCATCGCCGACAAATACGACGATGCCTCGGTCCTGTTCGCCGACATCGTCGGCTTCACCGAGCGCGCCAGCAGCACCGCACCAGCCGATCTGGTGCGGTTCCTAGACCAGCTGTACAGCGCCTTCGACGCGCTGGTAGACAAGCACTGCCTGGAGAAGATCAAAGTCAGCGGTGACTCCTACATGGTGGTCAGCGGGGTCCCACGGCCGCGTCCCGACCATGTGCAGGTGCTTGCGGACTTTGCCCTCGAAATGGCCGATGCTGCGGCCGGACTTGAAGATCCGCACGGCCTCGCGGTGCCGCTGCGGGTTGGGCTGGCCGCCGGCCCGGTCGTCGCCGGCGTCGTGGGTTCTCGGCGGTTCTTCTACGACGTGTGGGGCGACGCGGTCAATGTCGCGTCCAGGATGGAATCCACCGACTCGGTGGGACGCATCCAAGTGCCCGAAACGGTTTACCAACGCCTCAAGGACGAGTTTGTGCTGCAGGAGCGCGGTCGCATCGAGGTCAAAGGGAAAGGCACCATGCGCACGTGGTATCTCGTCGGCCGCAAAGCCATCAGCGATTCCAGCGGCCTGCCTGCCGAGGAATCGCGCACAGCCCACGTCTGA
- a CDS encoding ANTAR domain-containing response regulator, with protein sequence MTGPTTDADAATPHRVLIAEDEALIRLDLAEMLRDEGYDIVGEAADGQEAVELAERHKPDLVIMDVKMPRRDGIDAASEIASKRIAPIVVLTAFSQRDLVERARDAGAMAYLVKPFTISDLIPAIELAVSRFSELTALEREVGTLADRLETRKLVERAKGLLQVKQGMTEPEAFKWIQRAAMDRRTTMKRVAEVVLETLDTPKDTTKDTTKET encoded by the coding sequence ATGACCGGACCCACGACCGACGCCGACGCCGCCACGCCGCACCGGGTTCTGATTGCTGAAGACGAAGCACTCATCCGACTCGACCTGGCCGAGATGCTGCGAGATGAGGGTTACGACATCGTTGGCGAGGCCGCTGATGGCCAGGAAGCGGTCGAGCTGGCGGAGCGCCATAAACCCGACCTGGTGATCATGGATGTGAAGATGCCGCGCCGTGATGGGATCGACGCAGCATCGGAGATCGCCAGCAAACGTATCGCGCCGATCGTGGTGCTGACCGCGTTCAGCCAGCGCGACTTGGTGGAACGCGCACGCGATGCGGGGGCGATGGCCTACTTGGTGAAGCCTTTCACCATCAGCGATTTGATCCCGGCCATCGAATTGGCGGTGAGCCGGTTTAGCGAGCTCACCGCGCTGGAACGCGAAGTGGGGACGCTGGCTGACCGGCTGGAGACCCGCAAGCTTGTCGAGCGCGCTAAAGGCCTGCTGCAGGTCAAACAAGGCATGACCGAGCCTGAGGCGTTCAAATGGATTCAGCGTGCCGCCATGGATCGGCGGACCACGATGAAACGGGTAGCTGAAGTCGTCTTGGAAACCCTCGACACTCCGAAAGACACCACCAAAGACACCACCAAAGAAACCTAG
- a CDS encoding lipid-transfer protein has translation MSTPEPVYILGAGMHPWGKWGNDFTEYGVIAARGALAEAGLDWRQIQLVAGADTIRNGYPGFVAGATFAQKLGWNGVPVSSSYAACASGSQALQSARAQILAGFCDVALVIGADTTPKGFFAPVGGERRTDPDWQRFHLIGATNPVYFALLARRRMDLYGATFEDFAQVKVKNSRHGLQNPNARFRKETSVDDVLASPVVADPLRLLDICATSDGAAALVVASAKFARQHLGSLNGVPSVRAISTVTPRYPQHLPELPDIATDSTAVMPAPDRVFKDQILDAAYAEAGIGPNDLSLAEVYDLSTALELDWYEHLGLCAKGEAEALLRSGATTLGGKIPVNPSGGLACFGEAIPAQAIAQVCELTWQLRGQATGRQVEHAKVGITANQGLFGHGSSVIVAR, from the coding sequence ATGAGCACGCCTGAACCGGTGTACATCCTCGGCGCCGGCATGCACCCGTGGGGCAAATGGGGCAACGACTTCACCGAGTACGGGGTGATCGCGGCCCGCGGCGCGCTCGCCGAAGCCGGTTTGGACTGGCGGCAGATCCAGCTGGTGGCCGGTGCAGACACCATCCGCAACGGGTATCCGGGTTTCGTTGCCGGCGCCACGTTCGCGCAGAAACTCGGCTGGAACGGCGTGCCGGTCAGCTCGAGCTATGCCGCGTGCGCCAGCGGTTCGCAGGCGCTGCAAAGTGCGCGGGCGCAGATCCTGGCCGGTTTCTGCGATGTCGCGTTGGTCATCGGCGCCGACACCACGCCGAAGGGCTTTTTTGCACCGGTGGGAGGCGAGCGCCGCACCGATCCGGACTGGCAGCGGTTCCATCTCATTGGGGCTACCAACCCGGTGTATTTCGCGTTGCTCGCGCGGCGGCGGATGGATCTGTACGGAGCCACATTCGAAGACTTCGCCCAGGTGAAGGTCAAGAATTCCCGGCATGGTCTGCAGAATCCCAATGCCCGGTTCCGCAAAGAGACGTCGGTCGACGACGTACTGGCCAGCCCGGTGGTGGCCGATCCGTTGCGGCTGCTGGATATCTGCGCGACCTCCGACGGCGCGGCGGCACTGGTCGTGGCCAGCGCGAAATTCGCCCGCCAACACCTCGGCTCGTTGAACGGGGTGCCTTCGGTGCGCGCGATCAGCACCGTCACCCCGCGCTACCCGCAGCACTTGCCCGAATTACCGGACATCGCAACGGATTCCACCGCGGTTATGCCAGCACCGGACCGAGTGTTCAAGGATCAGATTCTCGACGCGGCCTACGCCGAGGCCGGCATCGGGCCCAACGACCTGAGCCTGGCCGAGGTTTACGACCTGTCCACCGCGTTGGAACTCGACTGGTATGAACACTTGGGGCTGTGCGCCAAGGGTGAAGCCGAGGCGCTGCTGCGCAGCGGCGCGACCACTCTGGGCGGGAAGATCCCGGTCAACCCGTCGGGGGGGCTGGCGTGCTTCGGGGAAGCCATCCCCGCCCAGGCGATCGCCCAGGTCTGCGAGCTAACCTGGCAGCTCCGTGGCCAAGCAACTGGCCGTCAGGTCGAGCACGCCAAGGTCGGCATCACCGCCAATCAGGGCCTATTCGGACATGGCTCGTCGGTAATCGTGGCGCGCTAG
- a CDS encoding Zn-ribbon domain-containing OB-fold protein — MPEVTHQAPAIEGWFATGDAANETGSPHLIGSKCPQCGTYVFPPVPSGGQNNCPNPACASDTLESVALSTRGTLWSYTENRYAPPPPYPSPDPFEPFAVAAVELAREGLIVLGKVVDGTLAADLKVGIEMELTTMPLFVDDDGVERIVYGWRRASDDAVGAPPACGRRSDEEERRR, encoded by the coding sequence ATGCCAGAGGTCACCCACCAAGCACCGGCGATCGAGGGTTGGTTCGCCACCGGCGATGCCGCCAACGAAACCGGCAGCCCCCATTTGATCGGCAGCAAGTGCCCCCAATGCGGCACCTATGTCTTCCCGCCTGTCCCATCAGGGGGGCAGAACAACTGCCCCAATCCAGCTTGCGCCAGCGACACACTTGAATCCGTTGCGTTGTCGACGCGGGGAACGCTGTGGAGCTACACCGAGAACCGGTACGCGCCACCCCCGCCCTACCCTTCCCCGGATCCTTTCGAACCGTTCGCCGTCGCCGCGGTCGAGTTGGCCCGCGAAGGGCTAATCGTGTTGGGCAAGGTGGTCGACGGCACACTGGCCGCCGACCTGAAGGTCGGCATCGAGATGGAGCTGACCACCATGCCGCTGTTCGTCGACGACGACGGTGTCGAACGCATCGTGTACGGGTGGAGGCGCGCCAGCGACGATGCAGTGGGGGCACCTCCCGCTTGCGGGAGACGAAGCGATGAGGAGGAGCGGCGCAGATGA
- the polA gene encoding DNA polymerase I gives MLLDGNSLAFRAFYALPAENFKTRGGLTTNAVYGFTAMLINLLRDEAPTHIAAAFDVSRQTFRSERYPEYKANRSSTPDEFHGQIDITKEVLGALGITVLAEAGFEADDLIATLATQAESEGYRVLVVTGDRDALQLVSDDVTVLYPRKGVSELTRFTPEAVVEKYGLTPAQYPDFAALRGDPSDNLPGIPGVGEKTAAKWIVEYGSLQGLVDNVESVRGKVGDALRAHLASVVRNRELTDLVKDVPLVQTPDTLRLQPWDRDHIHRLFDDLEFRVLRDRLFDTLAAAGGRVPEVDEGFDVRGGVLESGTVRRWLAEHASDGRRSGLAVVGTHLPHGGDATAVAIAAADGDGGYLDTATLTPDDEAAVAAWLADPGKPKALHEAKLAMHDLAGRGWTLGGITSDTALAAYLVRPGQRSFTLDDLSLRYLRRELRAETTEQQQLSLLDDLDESGGVDEQAAQTLILRARAVADLAAALDAELDRIDSTALLSEMELPVQQVLADMEKVGIAVDLRLLTELQSQFGDQIRDAAEAAYAVIGKQINLGSPKQLQVVLFDELGMPKTKRTKTGYTTDADALQSLFDKTGHPFLQHLLTHRDVTRLKVTVDGLLNAVAADGRIHTTFNQTIAATGRLSSTEPNLQNIPIRTDAGRQIRDAFVVGSGNGGYTELMTADYSQIEMRIMAHLSRDEGLIEAFNTGEDLHSFVASRAFGVPIEAVTAELRRRVKAMSYGLAYGLSAYGLAAQLKISTEEAKIQMEQYFARFGGVRDYLMDVVEQARKDGYTSTVLGRRRYLPELDSSNRQVREAAERAALNAPIQGSAADIIKVAMIAVDKALKDAGLASRMLLQVHDELLFEVAPGEREQIEAVVREQMGSAYPLDVPLDVSVGFGRSWDAAAH, from the coding sequence ATGCTGCTGGATGGCAATTCGCTGGCATTCCGAGCGTTCTACGCACTGCCAGCGGAGAACTTCAAGACCCGCGGTGGCCTCACCACCAACGCGGTGTACGGCTTCACCGCCATGCTGATCAACCTGCTGCGTGACGAGGCTCCGACGCACATCGCCGCGGCGTTTGACGTGTCGCGGCAGACGTTTCGCTCCGAGCGCTATCCGGAGTACAAGGCCAACCGGTCATCGACCCCCGATGAGTTCCACGGCCAGATCGACATCACCAAGGAAGTCCTGGGCGCGCTGGGCATCACGGTGCTCGCGGAGGCGGGATTCGAGGCTGACGACCTCATCGCGACGTTGGCTACTCAAGCCGAAAGCGAGGGGTACCGCGTGTTGGTGGTCACCGGTGACCGCGACGCGCTGCAATTGGTCAGCGACGACGTGACGGTGCTGTATCCACGTAAGGGCGTCAGCGAACTCACCCGCTTCACCCCGGAGGCCGTCGTCGAGAAGTACGGGCTGACGCCGGCGCAATACCCCGACTTCGCGGCGTTACGTGGCGATCCTAGCGACAATCTGCCCGGCATTCCCGGCGTGGGGGAGAAGACCGCCGCCAAGTGGATCGTCGAGTACGGCTCGCTACAGGGGCTGGTCGACAACGTCGAGTCGGTGCGCGGCAAGGTGGGTGACGCGTTGCGGGCACATCTGGCCAGCGTGGTGCGCAACCGGGAGCTCACCGACCTGGTCAAAGATGTGCCGCTGGTGCAAACCCCGGACACGCTGCGGCTGCAGCCGTGGGATCGCGACCACATTCACCGGCTCTTCGACGACCTGGAGTTCCGGGTATTGCGCGACCGGCTGTTCGACACGCTGGCGGCCGCTGGGGGGCGGGTGCCCGAGGTCGACGAGGGGTTCGACGTCCGCGGCGGCGTGCTGGAATCCGGCACGGTCCGGCGGTGGCTGGCTGAGCACGCCAGTGACGGACGCAGGTCTGGGCTGGCAGTCGTGGGTACGCATCTGCCGCACGGCGGGGACGCCACCGCGGTGGCCATCGCCGCCGCCGACGGCGACGGCGGCTACCTCGACACCGCGACGTTGACTCCCGACGATGAAGCTGCAGTCGCCGCTTGGTTAGCCGATCCCGGCAAACCCAAAGCGCTGCATGAGGCGAAGCTGGCCATGCACGATCTCGCGGGCCGTGGTTGGACGCTGGGCGGCATCACGTCTGATACCGCGCTGGCGGCCTATCTGGTGCGGCCGGGGCAACGCAGCTTCACTCTGGACGACCTCTCGTTGCGCTACCTGCGTCGCGAGCTACGCGCGGAAACCACTGAACAGCAACAGCTTTCGCTTCTCGATGACTTGGACGAGTCGGGCGGGGTGGACGAGCAAGCCGCGCAGACCCTGATACTGCGGGCCCGGGCCGTGGCAGACCTCGCCGCTGCGTTGGACGCCGAGCTGGATCGTATTGACTCCACCGCGCTGCTAAGTGAGATGGAGCTGCCGGTCCAACAGGTGCTGGCCGACATGGAGAAGGTGGGTATCGCGGTCGATTTGCGGTTGCTCACCGAGTTGCAGAGCCAATTCGGCGATCAGATCCGAGACGCTGCTGAGGCCGCCTACGCCGTCATCGGCAAGCAGATCAATCTGGGCTCACCCAAGCAGCTGCAGGTCGTGTTGTTCGACGAACTGGGGATGCCGAAAACCAAACGGACCAAGACCGGTTACACCACCGACGCCGATGCTTTGCAGTCCCTGTTCGACAAAACCGGGCACCCATTTCTGCAGCATCTGCTCACCCACCGCGACGTCACCCGGCTCAAAGTCACCGTCGACGGGTTGCTGAATGCGGTCGCCGCAGATGGCCGGATTCACACCACGTTCAACCAGACGATCGCGGCGACGGGCCGGCTGTCCTCGACAGAACCCAACTTGCAGAACATCCCAATCCGCACCGACGCCGGCCGGCAGATCCGGGACGCGTTCGTCGTCGGCTCGGGTAATGGCGGCTACACCGAGCTGATGACCGCCGACTACAGCCAAATCGAGATGCGGATCATGGCGCACCTATCCCGGGATGAGGGCCTCATCGAGGCCTTCAATACCGGGGAAGACCTGCATTCGTTTGTGGCATCGCGGGCATTCGGCGTGCCGATCGAGGCGGTCACCGCCGAATTGCGGCGCCGGGTCAAGGCGATGTCCTACGGGCTGGCCTACGGGCTAAGCGCGTACGGGTTGGCTGCTCAGCTGAAAATCTCCACCGAGGAGGCGAAGATCCAGATGGAGCAATACTTCGCCCGATTTGGCGGGGTGCGCGACTATCTGATGGATGTCGTCGAGCAGGCCCGCAAGGACGGCTACACCTCGACCGTGTTGGGCCGTCGGCGCTACCTGCCCGAGCTGGACAGCAGTAATCGCCAGGTACGAGAGGCGGCCGAGCGGGCGGCGCTCAACGCGCCGATCCAGGGCAGTGCGGCCGACATCATCAAGGTGGCGATGATCGCGGTTGACAAGGCGCTCAAAGACGCGGGGCTGGCGTCGCGAATGCTGCTACAGGTACACGACGAGTTGCTGTTCGAAGTCGCGCCCGGTGAACGCGAGCAGATCGAGGCTGTGGTGCGCGAGCAGATGGGCAGTGCCTACCCCCTGGACGTGCCGCTGGACGTAAGTGTTGGCTTTGGCCGCTCGTGGGACGCCGCCGCGCACTAG